One window from the genome of Ailuropoda melanoleuca isolate Jingjing chromosome 5, ASM200744v2, whole genome shotgun sequence encodes:
- the MDC1 gene encoding mediator of DNA damage checkpoint protein 1 isoform X4: MVMEDTQAVNWEVEEEEETKRPNESLGCSLEPVGRLHIFSSAHGPEKDFPLYLGKNMVGRMPDCSVTLPFSSISKQHAVIEIAAWDKAPVLQDCGSLNGTQVLRPPKVLSPGVSHRLRDQELILFADLPCQYHRLNVPLPFVSRGFLTVEETPRVQGGTQPQRLLLAEDSEEEVDSPSERCVMKEPRTSPLAAVVPESDEEGPSPAPDGRGLPFAFNLDSDTDEEESQHPAAGEASLAARTGSTAETEQPKVLATEIQLEKDQCSVKERNNDTKVEKDARNEVAPLGATLERNQTAGEDSDTDMDESRPAEVHLERSQPSGVIDSDTDVEEEGIPATPAVVPMKRRQIFHGVSTESPQAPALVHLQESPPGSDMDVEQSELQLAVPPERNQASVVIDSNTDDEEEVLAALTLARLKESRADTWSRDTDVEEDRAQPVALLEQSRTSAGRDSDTDVEEERIPMEKRGTVPKCPTDKAHSEKRQSPLRDSELGVDKNKSSLGVHLERSQASATVDNNTQVEEKALTGPAVTLVGKRQVPAVRTSQTDAEVEGGPAKPPVMHPEEAPRPPLGDRGTDAEEGTSLAASAVADTDSEDLDLQATQCFVERENQSPEAVQSMEDEATQAFLVTLPQEPGPSCCSFQAPGALDEPWEVLATQPFCPTESEASEPQPVAALLDAHGSCPSTPRTTPQAQRPESPIHEEPLGIQGRGMQTVQKDMGTPREAVGGVAPERGPLNRETKSLPAGERGDVIEEEALTRGIQVLAGDNQGQESDQKVKSASIKRKMESLNIEIEIPSEVQEEGIGRETFEREAEKLVLERGGEPSGLGIEVPEVKVERSPQRGETGKGSQDQEGQASSLTTEPTAGTGDHQTLASAPGASGSQSGGAPMSPRRQQRGHMTCKMPPSDKASVGDQESADACLPPAVPEASTPHQNPLLSQSRKHPVPQSFLSPSLSSLEPIPRTTQNGNQEVPETPLSSEMEPFHPKSKVRLRGSSRKTPSTISSLALEPHSTIPTDQPLSPKLTSRVTRGRTHRSSVKTPEPVVPTAPELQISTSKDQPITSESTLQVTRGRTHRFSVKTPELVVPMVPEVQPSTSKEQPVTAELVSQGRTRKSVKIPEPVVSPATRGRAHRSSVKSPKPVIPTAAELQPSTSKDQCVTPEPTSQVAWGRTRRSSVKTPEPTVPTAPELQPSTSKHQSVTPEPTSQVVWGRTRRSSVKTPEPTVSTAPELQPSTSKDQSVITEPTSGATHSRTHRPSVKTPEPIIPTAPEVQPSVPTDQPVIPKPTCQGRTPRSAKTPDPIVPTALDLQPTTPGGQPVTPKRTSRGRTPRSSSKTPKSVVTMVPELQASTPTDQPVTPKLTSQATRGRTQRSSIKTSEPVAPTAPEQPSISTDQPVTPEPTSRATRSRTHRSFVKIPQPTEPTAPDLESLTPTDGLVTPKAQGSQGKTLRSSTVSALPVLTNPEFQSPVPTDQPIPPEPIPQATCPRRLRATRKHGSLTAPIVCEPYSALPEPKSRSSRNQRQGAVRAVESLGTVPKPAFSQLPEAPTQATQIQNVEATGGSELTQVPLPKAAQSRKRPLATVDKPPLQKRLQRGEVTQKTVFLKEEKEDPMERPRKEEDVVVPGPGKRKRDQAKEEPKGIPSRNLRRTKPNQESTAPKVLFTGVVDARGERAVLALGGSLASSVAEASHLVTDRVRRTVKFLCALGRGIPILSLDWLHQSRKAGCFLPPDEYVVTDPEQEKNFGFSLRDALSRAQERRLLEGYEIHVTPGVQPPPPQMGEIISCCGGTVLPSMPRSYKPQRVVITCPQDFPRCSIPSRVGLPILSPEFLLTGVLKQEAKPEAFILSTLEMSSS, from the exons ATG GTCATGGAGGACACCCAGGCTGTTAACTGGGAGgttgaagaagaggaggagacaaagaGACCCAATGAATCCTTGGGGTGTAGCTTGGAGCCTGTAGGGCGATTGCATATCTTCAGTAGTGCCCATGGACCAGAAAAAG ATTTCCCCCTATATCTCGGGAAGAATATGGTGGGCCGAATGCCTGATTGCTCTGTGACCCTGCCCTTTTCATCCATCTCCAAACAACATGCAGTGATTGAAATCGCAGCTTGGGACAAGGCACCTGTCCTCCAAGATTGTGGCAGCCTCAATGGTACTCAAGTCCTAAGGCCTCCTAAGGTCCTAAGTCCAGGGGTGAGTCATCGGCTAAGGGACCAGGAGTTGATTCTCTTTGCTGACTTGCCCTGCCAGTACCATCGCCTGAATGTCCCTCTGCCCTTTGTTTCCCGGGGCTTTCTAACTGTAGAAGAGACACCCAGGGTACAGGGAGGAACTCAACCACAGAGGCTCCTGTTGGCTGAGGACTCGGAGGAGGAAGTAG ATTCTCCTTCTGAAAGGTGTGTGATGAAAGAACCAAGGACCTCCCCTTTGGCAGCAGTAGTTCCAGAGAG TGATGAAGAGGGGCCTTCTCCTGCCCCAGACGGTCGTGGGCTACCATTTGCCTTCAACCTGGACAGTGACACAGATGAGGAAGAAAGTCAGCATCCAGCAGCAGGAGAGGCCTCCTTGGCTGCCAGAACAGGCTCCACTGCAGAGACAGAACAGCCTAAAGTTCTGGCAACTGAAATCCAGCTTGAAAAGGACCAGTGTTCAGTGAAGGAGAGGAACAATGACACAAAAGTTGAGAAGGATGCAAGGAATGAAGTGGCCCCACTTGGGGCCACTCTGGAGAGAAATCAAACTGCTGGGGAGGACAGTGACACAGATATGGACGAGAGCAGGCCTGCTGAGGTCCATTTGGAAAGGTCCCAGCCTTCTGGCGTCATAGACAGTGATACCGATGTGGAAGAAGAAGGGATCCCTGCAACCCCAGCTGTAGTTCCTATGAAGAGGAGGCAGATCTTTCATGGAGTTAGTACAGAGAGTCCTCAGGCACCTGCTTTGGTACATCTACAGGAGAGCCCACCTGGTAGTGATATGGATGTGGAGCAAAGTGAGCTCCAACTGGCAGTCCCTCCAGAGAGAAACCAAGCCTCTGTCGTTATTGACAGCAATACAGATGATGAGGAAGAAGTCTTAGCAGCGCTCACTTTGGCGCGTCTGAAAGAGAGCCGAGCCGATACATGGAGCAGAGATACAGACGTGGAAGAGGACAGGGCCCAACCTGTGGCCCTTCTGGAGCAAAGCCGCACCTCTGCTGGGAGAGACAGCGACACAGACGTGGAGGAGGAAAGGATCCCAATGGAAAAGAGAGGAACTGTCCCCAAGTGTCCTACGGATAAGGCACATTCAGAAAAGAGGCAGTCTCCTCTCCGAGACAGTGAACTAGGGGTGGACAAAAATAAGAGCTCCCTTGGGGTCCACCTGGAGAGGAGCCAAGCCTCTGCCACAGTGGACAACAACACACAAGTGGAGGAGAAGGCCCTGACAGGGCCAGCTGTTACACTTGTGGGGAAGCGTCAGGTGCCTGCGGTACGGACAAGTCAGACAGATGCGGAAGTAGAAGGGGGCCCAGCAAAGCCGCCTGTGATGCATCCAGAGGAAGCCCCCCGTCCTCCGCTTGGGGACCGCGGGACAGATGCAGAAGAGGGCACATCCTTAGCAGCCTCGGCGGTGGCAGATACAG ATTCTGAAGACCTGGACCTACAGGCTACCCAGTGCtttgtggagagagagaatcagagcCCAGAAG CGGTCCAGAGCATGGAGGATGAAGCCACCCAGGCCTTCCTGGTTACTTTACCCCAAGAGCCTGGCCCTTCCTGTTGCAGTTTCCAGGCCCCAG GTGCCCTGGATGAGCCGTGGGAAGTCTTGGCAACACAGCCATTCTGTCCGACAGAGTCTGAGGCCTCTGAGCCCCAGCCCGTTGccgccctccttgatgcccatggATCTTGCCCCTCTACACCTCGGACAACACCACAAGCCCAACGTCCAGAGAGCCCAATTCATGAAGAGCCACTGGGGATTCAAGGCAGAGGGATGCAGACTGTGCAGAAAGACATGGGTACACCAAGGGAAGCAGTAGGGGGGGTGGCCCCTGAGAGAGGACCATTGAACAGGGAAACCAAGAGCCtgccagcaggagagagaggagatgtGATAGAAGAAGAAGCTTTAACCAGAGGGATACAGGTGTTAGCTGGAGATAATCAGGGACAAGAGTCGGACCAAAAGGTGAAAAGTGCAAGTATTAAAAGGAAGATGGAGAGTTTAAACATAGAAATTGAGATACCCAGCGAAGTACAAGAGGAAGGGATAGGAAGAGAAAcatttgagagagaagcagagaaactaGTACTAGAGAGAGGGGGTGAGCCAAGCGGATTAGGCATCGAGGTGCCAGAAGTAAAGGTGGAGAGAAGCCCACAGAGAGGGGAAACAGGGAAAGGAAGCCAGGACCAGGAAGGGCAGGCTTCCAGTTTAACAACGGAGCCTACAGCAGGGACAGGGGACCATCAGACCCTTGCTTCAGCCCCAGGAGCTTCTGGGAGCCAGTCAGGTGGAGCCCCGATGAGCCCCAGGAGGCAGCAGAGAG GTCACATGACTTGCAAGATGCCACCTTCTGACAAGGCCTCTGTG GGTGATCAGGAATCCGCAGATGCTTGTCTGCCTCCTGCAGTGCCTGAAGCCTCAACCCCACACCAGAACCCCCTTCTCTCTCAGAGTCGAAAACATCCTGTGCCCcagtccttcctttctccttctctatctTCTTTAGAGCCCATTCCCAGGACCACACAAAATGGGAATCAGGAAGTTCCAGAGACTCCCTTGTCCTCAGAGATGGAGCCTTTCCACCCAAAATCCAAAGTCAGGCTCCGAGGGTCTTCCAGGAAGACGCCCTCCACAATTTCTTCTTTAGCCCTTGAACCTCACTCTACCATCCCCACAGACCAGCCCCTCAGTCCCAAGCTCACATCTCGGGTCACTCGGGGCAGGACACATAGGTCCTCTGTCAAGACCCCTGAACCAGTTGTCCCCACAGCCCCTGAGCTCCAGATTTCCACCTCCAAAGACCAGCCTATCACCTCTGAGTCCACATTGCAGGTCACTCGGGGTAGGACACATAGGTTCTCTGTCAAGACCCCTGAACTGGTTGTTCCTATGGTCCCTGAAGTCCAGCCTTCCACCTCCAAAGAGCAGCCTGTCACTGCTGAGCTCGTATCTCAGGGCAGGACCCGTAAATCTGTCAAGATCCCTGAACCAGTTGTCTCCCCAGCCACTCGGGGCAGGGCACATAGGTCCTCTGTCAAGAGTCCCAAACCAGTTATCCCCACAGCCGCTGAGCTCCAGCCTTCCACCTCCAAAGACCAGTGTGTCACCCCTGAGCCCACATCTCAGGTCGCTTGGGGCAGGACACGTAGGTCCTCTGTCAAGACTCCTGAACCAACTGTCCCCACAGCCCCTGAACTCCAGCCTTCCACCTCCAAACACCAGTCTGTCACCCCTGAGCCCACATCTCAGGTCGTTTGGGGCAGGACACGTAGGTCCTCTGTCAAGACTCCTGAACCAACTGTCTCCACAGCCCCTGAACTCCAGCCTTCCACCTCCAAAGACCAGTCTGTAATCACTGAACCCACATCTGGGGCCACTCATAGCAGGACACATAGGCCTTCTGTCAAGACTCCTGAGCCAATTATCCCAACAGCTCCTGAAGTCCAGCCTTCTGTCCCCACAGACCAGCCTGTCATCCCCAAACCCACATGTCAGGGCAGGACACCCAGGTCTGCTAAGACCCCTGATCCAATTGTCCCCACAGCCCTTGACCTCCAGCCTACCACCCCTGGAGGCCAGCCTGTCACCCCCAAACGTACATCTCGGGGCAGGACACCTAGGTCTTCTAGCAAGACCCCCAAATCAGTTGTCACCATGGTCCCTGAGCTCCAGGCTTCCACCCCCACAGACCAGCCTGTCACCCCCAAACTCACATCTCAGGCCACTCGGGGCAGGACACAAAGGTCCTCTATCAAGACCTCTGAACCAGTTGCCCCCACAGCCCCTGAACAGCCTTCCATCTCTACAGATCAGCCTGTCACTCCCGAACCCACATCTCGGGCCACTCGGAGCAGGACACATAGGTCCTTTGTCAAGATCCCCCAGCCAACTGAGCCCACAGCCCCTGACCTTGAATCTCTCACCCCCACAGATGGGCTGGTCACCCCCAAGGCTCAGGGTAGTCAGGGTAAGACACTAAGGTCTTCTACAGTAAGTGCTCTGCCAGTTCTTACCAACCCTGAATTCCAGTCTCCTGTCCCCACAGACCAGCCTATTCCCCCTGAGCCCATCCCTCAAGCCACTTGCCCCAGGAGGCTGAGGGCCACTAGGAAGCATGGATCCCTCACAGCTCCCATTGTCTGTGAGCCCTACTCTGCACTCCCTGAACCTAAATCTCGGTCCTCAAGGAACCAAAGACAAGGAGCAGTGAGAGCAGTTGAGTCCCTCGGGACCGTTCCCAAGCCTGCCTTTTCCCAGCTTCCTGAGGCCCCCACTCAGGCTACCCAGATCCAAAATGTAGAGGCAACAGGCGGATCTGAgctcacccaagtgcccctgccTAAGGCCGCTCAGAGTCGCAAGAGGCCTTTGGCTACCGTGGATAAACCCCCACTTCAAAAACGGCTCCAAAGAGGAGAAGTCACCCAGAAGACAGTGTTcctcaaagaagagaaagaagatccAATGGAGAGGCcaaggaaggaggag GATGTAGTGGTTCCAGGACcaggcaagagaaagagagaccaagcAAAGGAGGAGCCCAAGGGAATCCCAAGCCGCAACCTTCGACGGACCAAACCTAACCAAGAGTCCACGGCCCCCAAA GTACTCTTCACAGGAGTGGTGGATGCCCGTGGAGAGCGGGCAGTGCTGGCCCTGGGGGGAAGTCTGGCTAGCTCCGTGGCAGAGGCTTCCCACCTGGTAACTGATCGAGTCCGACGCACGGTCAAGTTCCTCTGTGCCCTGGGGCGGGGGATCCCCATCCTCTCCTTGGACTGGCTGCACCAG TCCCGCAAGGCTGGTTGCTTCTTGCCCCCGGATGAATATGTGGTGACTGATCCTGAGCAGGAGAAGAACTTTGGCTTCAGCCTTCGAGATGCCCTGAGCCGGGCTCAGGAGCgaaggttgctggag gGCTATGAAATCCACGTGACCCCAGGAGTCCAGCCGCCACCACCTCAGATGGGAGAGATCATCAGCTGCTGTGGAGGCACTGTACTACCCAGCATGCCCCGGTCCTATAAG cctcagaGAGTTGTGATTACATGCCCCCAGGACTTCCCTCGATGCTCCATTCCATCTCGGGTTGGGCTGCCCATCCTCTCACCTGAGTTCCTGCTGACAGGAGTGCTGAAGCAGGAAGCCAAGCCAGAGGCCTTCATCCTGTCCACTTTGGAAATGTCATCCTCCTGA
- the MDC1 gene encoding mediator of DNA damage checkpoint protein 1 isoform X1 — MVMEDTQAVNWEVEEEEETKRPNESLGCSLEPVGRLHIFSSAHGPEKDFPLYLGKNMVGRMPDCSVTLPFSSISKQHAVIEIAAWDKAPVLQDCGSLNGTQVLRPPKVLSPGVSHRLRDQELILFADLPCQYHRLNVPLPFVSRGFLTVEETPRVQGGTQPQRLLLAEDSEEEVDSPSERCVMKEPRTSPLAAVVPESDEEGPSPAPDGRGLPFAFNLDSDTDEEESQHPAAGEASLAARTGSTAETEQPKVLATEIQLEKDQCSVKERNNDTKVEKDARNEVAPLGATLERNQTAGEDSDTDMDESRPAEVHLERSQPSGVIDSDTDVEEEGIPATPAVVPMKRRQIFHGVSTESPQAPALVHLQESPPGSDMDVEQSELQLAVPPERNQASVVIDSNTDDEEEVLAALTLARLKESRADTWSRDTDVEEDRAQPVALLEQSRTSAGRDSDTDVEEERIPMEKRGTVPKCPTDKAHSEKRQSPLRDSELGVDKNKSSLGVHLERSQASATVDNNTQVEEKALTGPAVTLVGKRQVPAVRTSQTDAEVEGGPAKPPVMHPEEAPRPPLGDRGTDAEEGTSLAASAVADTGKCQFLAKRDAGTEWAAAVLERERALEARAQDSEDLDLQATQCFVERENQSPEAVQSMEDEATQAFLVTLPQEPGPSCCSFQAPGALDEPWEVLATQPFCPTESEASEPQPVAALLDAHGSCPSTPRTTPQAQRPESPIHEEPLGIQGRGMQTVQKDMGTPREAVGGVAPERGPLNRETKSLPAGERGDVIEEEALTRGIQVLAGDNQGQESDQKVKSASIKRKMESLNIEIEIPSEVQEEGIGRETFEREAEKLVLERGGEPSGLGIEVPEVKVERSPQRGETGKGSQDQEGQASSLTTEPTAGTGDHQTLASAPGASGSQSGGAPMSPRRQQRGHMTCKMPPSDKASVGDQESADACLPPAVPEASTPHQNPLLSQSRKHPVPQSFLSPSLSSLEPIPRTTQNGNQEVPETPLSSEMEPFHPKSKVRLRGSSRKTPSTISSLALEPHSTIPTDQPLSPKLTSRVTRGRTHRSSVKTPEPVVPTAPELQISTSKDQPITSESTLQVTRGRTHRFSVKTPELVVPMVPEVQPSTSKEQPVTAELVSQGRTRKSVKIPEPVVSPATRGRAHRSSVKSPKPVIPTAAELQPSTSKDQCVTPEPTSQVAWGRTRRSSVKTPEPTVPTAPELQPSTSKHQSVTPEPTSQVVWGRTRRSSVKTPEPTVSTAPELQPSTSKDQSVITEPTSGATHSRTHRPSVKTPEPIIPTAPEVQPSVPTDQPVIPKPTCQGRTPRSAKTPDPIVPTALDLQPTTPGGQPVTPKRTSRGRTPRSSSKTPKSVVTMVPELQASTPTDQPVTPKLTSQATRGRTQRSSIKTSEPVAPTAPEQPSISTDQPVTPEPTSRATRSRTHRSFVKIPQPTEPTAPDLESLTPTDGLVTPKAQGSQGKTLRSSTVSALPVLTNPEFQSPVPTDQPIPPEPIPQATCPRRLRATRKHGSLTAPIVCEPYSALPEPKSRSSRNQRQGAVRAVESLGTVPKPAFSQLPEAPTQATQIQNVEATGGSELTQVPLPKAAQSRKRPLATVDKPPLQKRLQRGEVTQKTVFLKEEKEDPMERPRKEEDVVVPGPGKRKRDQAKEEPKGIPSRNLRRTKPNQESTAPKVLFTGVVDARGERAVLALGGSLASSVAEASHLVTDRVRRTVKFLCALGRGIPILSLDWLHQSRKAGCFLPPDEYVVTDPEQEKNFGFSLRDALSRAQERRLLEGYEIHVTPGVQPPPPQMGEIISCCGGTVLPSMPRSYKPQRVVITCPQDFPRCSIPSRVGLPILSPEFLLTGVLKQEAKPEAFILSTLEMSSS, encoded by the exons ATG GTCATGGAGGACACCCAGGCTGTTAACTGGGAGgttgaagaagaggaggagacaaagaGACCCAATGAATCCTTGGGGTGTAGCTTGGAGCCTGTAGGGCGATTGCATATCTTCAGTAGTGCCCATGGACCAGAAAAAG ATTTCCCCCTATATCTCGGGAAGAATATGGTGGGCCGAATGCCTGATTGCTCTGTGACCCTGCCCTTTTCATCCATCTCCAAACAACATGCAGTGATTGAAATCGCAGCTTGGGACAAGGCACCTGTCCTCCAAGATTGTGGCAGCCTCAATGGTACTCAAGTCCTAAGGCCTCCTAAGGTCCTAAGTCCAGGGGTGAGTCATCGGCTAAGGGACCAGGAGTTGATTCTCTTTGCTGACTTGCCCTGCCAGTACCATCGCCTGAATGTCCCTCTGCCCTTTGTTTCCCGGGGCTTTCTAACTGTAGAAGAGACACCCAGGGTACAGGGAGGAACTCAACCACAGAGGCTCCTGTTGGCTGAGGACTCGGAGGAGGAAGTAG ATTCTCCTTCTGAAAGGTGTGTGATGAAAGAACCAAGGACCTCCCCTTTGGCAGCAGTAGTTCCAGAGAG TGATGAAGAGGGGCCTTCTCCTGCCCCAGACGGTCGTGGGCTACCATTTGCCTTCAACCTGGACAGTGACACAGATGAGGAAGAAAGTCAGCATCCAGCAGCAGGAGAGGCCTCCTTGGCTGCCAGAACAGGCTCCACTGCAGAGACAGAACAGCCTAAAGTTCTGGCAACTGAAATCCAGCTTGAAAAGGACCAGTGTTCAGTGAAGGAGAGGAACAATGACACAAAAGTTGAGAAGGATGCAAGGAATGAAGTGGCCCCACTTGGGGCCACTCTGGAGAGAAATCAAACTGCTGGGGAGGACAGTGACACAGATATGGACGAGAGCAGGCCTGCTGAGGTCCATTTGGAAAGGTCCCAGCCTTCTGGCGTCATAGACAGTGATACCGATGTGGAAGAAGAAGGGATCCCTGCAACCCCAGCTGTAGTTCCTATGAAGAGGAGGCAGATCTTTCATGGAGTTAGTACAGAGAGTCCTCAGGCACCTGCTTTGGTACATCTACAGGAGAGCCCACCTGGTAGTGATATGGATGTGGAGCAAAGTGAGCTCCAACTGGCAGTCCCTCCAGAGAGAAACCAAGCCTCTGTCGTTATTGACAGCAATACAGATGATGAGGAAGAAGTCTTAGCAGCGCTCACTTTGGCGCGTCTGAAAGAGAGCCGAGCCGATACATGGAGCAGAGATACAGACGTGGAAGAGGACAGGGCCCAACCTGTGGCCCTTCTGGAGCAAAGCCGCACCTCTGCTGGGAGAGACAGCGACACAGACGTGGAGGAGGAAAGGATCCCAATGGAAAAGAGAGGAACTGTCCCCAAGTGTCCTACGGATAAGGCACATTCAGAAAAGAGGCAGTCTCCTCTCCGAGACAGTGAACTAGGGGTGGACAAAAATAAGAGCTCCCTTGGGGTCCACCTGGAGAGGAGCCAAGCCTCTGCCACAGTGGACAACAACACACAAGTGGAGGAGAAGGCCCTGACAGGGCCAGCTGTTACACTTGTGGGGAAGCGTCAGGTGCCTGCGGTACGGACAAGTCAGACAGATGCGGAAGTAGAAGGGGGCCCAGCAAAGCCGCCTGTGATGCATCCAGAGGAAGCCCCCCGTCCTCCGCTTGGGGACCGCGGGACAGATGCAGAAGAGGGCACATCCTTAGCAGCCTCGGCGGTGGCAGATACAGGAAAGTGCCAGTTTCTGGCAAAAAGGGATGCTGGGACAGAATGGGCTGCAGCTGTTCTTGAGCGGGAGAGAGCTCTTGAGGCAAGGGCCCAGG ATTCTGAAGACCTGGACCTACAGGCTACCCAGTGCtttgtggagagagagaatcagagcCCAGAAG CGGTCCAGAGCATGGAGGATGAAGCCACCCAGGCCTTCCTGGTTACTTTACCCCAAGAGCCTGGCCCTTCCTGTTGCAGTTTCCAGGCCCCAG GTGCCCTGGATGAGCCGTGGGAAGTCTTGGCAACACAGCCATTCTGTCCGACAGAGTCTGAGGCCTCTGAGCCCCAGCCCGTTGccgccctccttgatgcccatggATCTTGCCCCTCTACACCTCGGACAACACCACAAGCCCAACGTCCAGAGAGCCCAATTCATGAAGAGCCACTGGGGATTCAAGGCAGAGGGATGCAGACTGTGCAGAAAGACATGGGTACACCAAGGGAAGCAGTAGGGGGGGTGGCCCCTGAGAGAGGACCATTGAACAGGGAAACCAAGAGCCtgccagcaggagagagaggagatgtGATAGAAGAAGAAGCTTTAACCAGAGGGATACAGGTGTTAGCTGGAGATAATCAGGGACAAGAGTCGGACCAAAAGGTGAAAAGTGCAAGTATTAAAAGGAAGATGGAGAGTTTAAACATAGAAATTGAGATACCCAGCGAAGTACAAGAGGAAGGGATAGGAAGAGAAAcatttgagagagaagcagagaaactaGTACTAGAGAGAGGGGGTGAGCCAAGCGGATTAGGCATCGAGGTGCCAGAAGTAAAGGTGGAGAGAAGCCCACAGAGAGGGGAAACAGGGAAAGGAAGCCAGGACCAGGAAGGGCAGGCTTCCAGTTTAACAACGGAGCCTACAGCAGGGACAGGGGACCATCAGACCCTTGCTTCAGCCCCAGGAGCTTCTGGGAGCCAGTCAGGTGGAGCCCCGATGAGCCCCAGGAGGCAGCAGAGAG GTCACATGACTTGCAAGATGCCACCTTCTGACAAGGCCTCTGTG GGTGATCAGGAATCCGCAGATGCTTGTCTGCCTCCTGCAGTGCCTGAAGCCTCAACCCCACACCAGAACCCCCTTCTCTCTCAGAGTCGAAAACATCCTGTGCCCcagtccttcctttctccttctctatctTCTTTAGAGCCCATTCCCAGGACCACACAAAATGGGAATCAGGAAGTTCCAGAGACTCCCTTGTCCTCAGAGATGGAGCCTTTCCACCCAAAATCCAAAGTCAGGCTCCGAGGGTCTTCCAGGAAGACGCCCTCCACAATTTCTTCTTTAGCCCTTGAACCTCACTCTACCATCCCCACAGACCAGCCCCTCAGTCCCAAGCTCACATCTCGGGTCACTCGGGGCAGGACACATAGGTCCTCTGTCAAGACCCCTGAACCAGTTGTCCCCACAGCCCCTGAGCTCCAGATTTCCACCTCCAAAGACCAGCCTATCACCTCTGAGTCCACATTGCAGGTCACTCGGGGTAGGACACATAGGTTCTCTGTCAAGACCCCTGAACTGGTTGTTCCTATGGTCCCTGAAGTCCAGCCTTCCACCTCCAAAGAGCAGCCTGTCACTGCTGAGCTCGTATCTCAGGGCAGGACCCGTAAATCTGTCAAGATCCCTGAACCAGTTGTCTCCCCAGCCACTCGGGGCAGGGCACATAGGTCCTCTGTCAAGAGTCCCAAACCAGTTATCCCCACAGCCGCTGAGCTCCAGCCTTCCACCTCCAAAGACCAGTGTGTCACCCCTGAGCCCACATCTCAGGTCGCTTGGGGCAGGACACGTAGGTCCTCTGTCAAGACTCCTGAACCAACTGTCCCCACAGCCCCTGAACTCCAGCCTTCCACCTCCAAACACCAGTCTGTCACCCCTGAGCCCACATCTCAGGTCGTTTGGGGCAGGACACGTAGGTCCTCTGTCAAGACTCCTGAACCAACTGTCTCCACAGCCCCTGAACTCCAGCCTTCCACCTCCAAAGACCAGTCTGTAATCACTGAACCCACATCTGGGGCCACTCATAGCAGGACACATAGGCCTTCTGTCAAGACTCCTGAGCCAATTATCCCAACAGCTCCTGAAGTCCAGCCTTCTGTCCCCACAGACCAGCCTGTCATCCCCAAACCCACATGTCAGGGCAGGACACCCAGGTCTGCTAAGACCCCTGATCCAATTGTCCCCACAGCCCTTGACCTCCAGCCTACCACCCCTGGAGGCCAGCCTGTCACCCCCAAACGTACATCTCGGGGCAGGACACCTAGGTCTTCTAGCAAGACCCCCAAATCAGTTGTCACCATGGTCCCTGAGCTCCAGGCTTCCACCCCCACAGACCAGCCTGTCACCCCCAAACTCACATCTCAGGCCACTCGGGGCAGGACACAAAGGTCCTCTATCAAGACCTCTGAACCAGTTGCCCCCACAGCCCCTGAACAGCCTTCCATCTCTACAGATCAGCCTGTCACTCCCGAACCCACATCTCGGGCCACTCGGAGCAGGACACATAGGTCCTTTGTCAAGATCCCCCAGCCAACTGAGCCCACAGCCCCTGACCTTGAATCTCTCACCCCCACAGATGGGCTGGTCACCCCCAAGGCTCAGGGTAGTCAGGGTAAGACACTAAGGTCTTCTACAGTAAGTGCTCTGCCAGTTCTTACCAACCCTGAATTCCAGTCTCCTGTCCCCACAGACCAGCCTATTCCCCCTGAGCCCATCCCTCAAGCCACTTGCCCCAGGAGGCTGAGGGCCACTAGGAAGCATGGATCCCTCACAGCTCCCATTGTCTGTGAGCCCTACTCTGCACTCCCTGAACCTAAATCTCGGTCCTCAAGGAACCAAAGACAAGGAGCAGTGAGAGCAGTTGAGTCCCTCGGGACCGTTCCCAAGCCTGCCTTTTCCCAGCTTCCTGAGGCCCCCACTCAGGCTACCCAGATCCAAAATGTAGAGGCAACAGGCGGATCTGAgctcacccaagtgcccctgccTAAGGCCGCTCAGAGTCGCAAGAGGCCTTTGGCTACCGTGGATAAACCCCCACTTCAAAAACGGCTCCAAAGAGGAGAAGTCACCCAGAAGACAGTGTTcctcaaagaagagaaagaagatccAATGGAGAGGCcaaggaaggaggag GATGTAGTGGTTCCAGGACcaggcaagagaaagagagaccaagcAAAGGAGGAGCCCAAGGGAATCCCAAGCCGCAACCTTCGACGGACCAAACCTAACCAAGAGTCCACGGCCCCCAAA GTACTCTTCACAGGAGTGGTGGATGCCCGTGGAGAGCGGGCAGTGCTGGCCCTGGGGGGAAGTCTGGCTAGCTCCGTGGCAGAGGCTTCCCACCTGGTAACTGATCGAGTCCGACGCACGGTCAAGTTCCTCTGTGCCCTGGGGCGGGGGATCCCCATCCTCTCCTTGGACTGGCTGCACCAG TCCCGCAAGGCTGGTTGCTTCTTGCCCCCGGATGAATATGTGGTGACTGATCCTGAGCAGGAGAAGAACTTTGGCTTCAGCCTTCGAGATGCCCTGAGCCGGGCTCAGGAGCgaaggttgctggag gGCTATGAAATCCACGTGACCCCAGGAGTCCAGCCGCCACCACCTCAGATGGGAGAGATCATCAGCTGCTGTGGAGGCACTGTACTACCCAGCATGCCCCGGTCCTATAAG cctcagaGAGTTGTGATTACATGCCCCCAGGACTTCCCTCGATGCTCCATTCCATCTCGGGTTGGGCTGCCCATCCTCTCACCTGAGTTCCTGCTGACAGGAGTGCTGAAGCAGGAAGCCAAGCCAGAGGCCTTCATCCTGTCCACTTTGGAAATGTCATCCTCCTGA